The genomic window CTCCTGACCACCAAAATCCCAGACGTGCGCTGTGATAGTGGATTCGCCAGTCGTTAGCGGCAATTGATGGCGTTCGATGCCGGGCGTCTCCGGCTCGTGCTTTTTGTGTTTAGCGCCCCGCAACGCCTTGCTCAGCGAAGTCTTGCCCACGCGCCCGTGGCCCACCAGCAATAGCTTCACCTCGTCCAATGGTTTCGTGTGCTGTTGATGCTGACCAAAATAAAACGCCAGTATCGCGCGCGGATCGGTGGCCTGGGCATTATAGTAATTTCTGGTGAACTGCCAGGTCGGACCCAGAATCTTCTGCGGCAGCCAAAGACCAGGGTTATCGTGGAGGAAAAGCTGCTTCAGTGCTTTCAACTGGCCTAGCGACTCTGGCAGCGCCTTTAGTTGGTTGTCGTTGAGGAACAGATTCTGCAACTGTGTGAGTTCGCCCAGCGACTTTGGCAGCACCGTCAATCGATTGCCGGAGAGGTAGAGCGACTGCAATTGATGGAGTTGGCTCAATGACTCCGGCAGTGCCGTCAGTTGGTTAAGCGAGAGGTTGAGCGACACTAAATTCTGGAACTGGCTCAACTGCTCTGGTAGCGTCGTCAGCTTATTGTTAGAGAGGTCGAGTTCTTCTAACCGCGTTAGTTGGCCCAGCGACTCCGGCAGTTCGGTGAGTCCCATATTGCTGAGGCCGAGGTTTTTCTTTCCCGAACGGTACGCCGTTTCAATCCTCTGTTCCGCTCTCAGATACGCTTCGTCTCGTGCCATCGCCACTGCCTTTCACTTGGGTTGAAGTTTGTGCGTAATCAGGAAAACGGGCGCAACCTGGGTACGCATCGCTTCCAGCGTGCGGTCTCGGCAACAGACGTATGGATGCTGAAAGCGAACCCTCGGCCTCAATTCGTCCGACGCCAAGCCCGCACGCTGGAAGCGATGCGTACCCAGGGTTAGCCAGTCTGGCTACGTCGTCGCGCGCTACTCCAGCGCCAGTCTTCCGGCTTTTCGCAAAGCCCTGCCTTGACCGGATTGTTTTCAATGTAGGCAATGGCATTGCGGTAATGTTGCTCGTTGCGGATGAACCGGTCGAATGGCTCGCGCTCCCAAAACTTGCCGGTACGCCCCAGCAGCTTGTTGCACTGGTTGGCCGTGAAGCTTTTCCAGGAAAAACTGATTTCACTCATGTCGAAGCCCGGCTTCGGCGTAAAAAGCGTGTGCACGTGATTGGGCATGACGCACCAAGCGTGCAGGGCATACCGTTCACCATCGAAATGTAACAAGGACTTCTCCACCTCCTCTGCCAACCGGTCATCACGCAGAAAGCAGGCACCGTAACCGCTATCGAGGTAATCCTGAATCCGCTTGCGCCGCTCAAGGTCGGCTTCCTTCTCTGGTAGCGTTTTCAGTTCCTCGCGCCAGCGCGCCAACACCTGCTGCGGTAACGCATCGAAGAGATGAAAACTGAGGTGCTGCGTCGCAACATCGCCATCGAAATGCGGAAAGTAGCCGCGTGAATACCAGCCGTCAGGCGAATCCTTTTTCGCCACGACTAAACGGCCTTTGAAGAACTTTGGCATTGTGTCCTCCGTTACTCGCCAACTTGCACAGCGACACATTGAGACTCTCGGCACGACCCTGGGTACGCATCGCTTCCAGCGTGCGGTCTCGGCAGCAGACGGGTGGATGCTGAAAGAGAACCCTCCGGCATCAATTTATCTGCCGCCGAGACCGCACGCTGGAAGCGATGCGTACCCAGGTTGTTCAATCCCCATACCGCCCCACCGTTCGCCACACCTCCACCACCCGCTCGCCGCGCGTGCAATAGAGCCGGTCGTACAGGTTCACGTTCGGATCGCAGTGCGGCACGATCAGTTCGACGCGGTCGCCGACTTTGAACGCGCGGCTGGGCTGGTTGAAGGTCAGGATGCCGTGTTCGTCGCCGCCGTAACCCATCGTCACGCCGGTCACGCCTTTGAGTTCGGGCAGGTGCTTGGGCTTGTCCGAGGCGAAGGCCTTGATGCCCGCGTCGGTCGTCGCGTGGTCGTCGTAGCTCTGGCTGATGATCGTGCCCAGCACCGTCAGCGAGGGCGCGAAGTCTTCGTAAACCGCCCCGCCGCGCCCGCCAATCGAGCGGTACTCGACATCCATAAACACATACGAACCGCATTGCAGTTCGGTCATCCCGCTTAGCTCCGGGTCAATGTTGTAGGTGCCCGTGCTGCCGCCGGACATGATCTCCAAGGGCAGGCCGCGCCGTTTCAATTCAGCAAAGGTTTCGAGCACTGGCGTCATCACCTTGGCCGAATGCGCCTGCCGGGCGGTAAAGGTGTTGACGTGCGCCGACGGCCCCGAATAGCCGTGGATGCCACGCAGGCGCAGGTTCGGCAGCTTGGCAATCTGTTCAGCCAGCGCGAGGGCGCGTTCGCCCGCCGGGATGCCGGTGCGGCGTCCGCCGGGATCAACGTCAAGCACGAGGTTGAGCTTCAATTTGGCACTGGCCGCCGCGTCGTTGAGTTGTTTAGCGTGATCGAGATTGTCTACGGCAGACAGCGTATCGGGCGCGAGCCGCGTCAGTTTCAGCAAGCGTTCGATCTTGGGTTTGCCGACCAATTCAGTAGTGATGAGCAAACCGCGCAAGCCGGCGGCGGCAAAGGCTTCGGCCTCGCGGATGGTGGCGGCGCACAGGCCGATGGCTCCCGCTTGCATCTGGCGGCGCGCGATCTCTACGCATTTGTGCGTCTTGCCGTGCGGGCGCAGATTGATCCTGGCGGCCTTGGCGTGCGCGGCCATCTTCGCCAGATTGCTTTCGAGCGCGTCCAGGTCGAGCAACAACGCGGGCGTGACCAGATCGGCCTTGGTCAGCGTCTTGCCGTTGGTCAGGCGCGCGTCAACTTCGGCGGGCGTGTAGCCGGTTGTTTTTGTGCGCAAAATGGTAGGGGCGGCGACTAGGCCGAGCCCGTTGCGTAGGATGGTGCGGCGCGAAGTTTTCATCAGTGTGGCTCCTTTGGATGAGATGCGTAGCACAGGCATCAAAACGCAGGTTGGCGCAGAGTGTCAATACAACACCGGGCACATGAGTCTTTTGGCATTAAGTTTGGCGTTGATCTGCTCAAAGCCCTGAAAGGGCGAAATTCAGTAGCCCAGGGCAACGCCCTGGGTAGCGTTGAAGTAATAGACAAGCCCTGAAAGGGCGTAATAACCACCCACAATTTCGCCCTTTCAGGGCTTGGAAATCTCGTGATGCCGATACCAGGGGCGTTGCCCCTGGCTATTGAATTTCGCCCTTTCAGGGCTTTGGTCGTACTTGCTGGTTAGAGGAGCACATTTTCTATACTAGACCTTATCGGGATTAAGCTGGGGACTAACCACGGGGAACACGGAGGGCACGGGGAAATCGAGCAAAATACGTGCGGAAGAAGAGTTACGATTTGCTGGTTCGTTTATGCTTTCCCCTCATCCCCCGTGTTCCCCGTGGTTAATTTCTATTCCCGATAATGTCTACTGTCTCATTGAGTTTACGTGTACTGGCGCAACCGCGTGCCGCAATGGTAAAAAGCTGCCGTTCAAACATCATCCAACTTGAGGCAAAACCATCATGTTCCGAATCGCTTCTTCGCTCAGCGCCGTAGCGCTCAGCACCTTGCTCATAGTGCAAAT from Acidobacteriota bacterium includes these protein-coding regions:
- a CDS encoding DSD1 family PLP-dependent enzyme yields the protein MKTSRRTILRNGLGLVAAPTILRTKTTGYTPAEVDARLTNGKTLTKADLVTPALLLDLDALESNLAKMAAHAKAARINLRPHGKTHKCVEIARRQMQAGAIGLCAATIREAEAFAAAGLRGLLITTELVGKPKIERLLKLTRLAPDTLSAVDNLDHAKQLNDAAASAKLKLNLVLDVDPGGRRTGIPAGERALALAEQIAKLPNLRLRGIHGYSGPSAHVNTFTARQAHSAKVMTPVLETFAELKRRGLPLEIMSGGSTGTYNIDPELSGMTELQCGSYVFMDVEYRSIGGRGGAVYEDFAPSLTVLGTIISQSYDDHATTDAGIKAFASDKPKHLPELKGVTGVTMGYGGDEHGILTFNQPSRAFKVGDRVELIVPHCDPNVNLYDRLYCTRGERVVEVWRTVGRYGD
- a CDS encoding transposase; the encoded protein is MPKFFKGRLVVAKKDSPDGWYSRGYFPHFDGDVATQHLSFHLFDALPQQVLARWREELKTLPEKEADLERRKRIQDYLDSGYGACFLRDDRLAEEVEKSLLHFDGERYALHAWCVMPNHVHTLFTPKPGFDMSEISFSWKSFTANQCNKLLGRTGKFWEREPFDRFIRNEQHYRNAIAYIENNPVKAGLCEKPEDWRWSSARRRSQTG